The Lycium barbarum isolate Lr01 chromosome 11, ASM1917538v2, whole genome shotgun sequence genome contains the following window.
TGGTCCCAGGTGAGGAAAATAAAGTATGTAAATTGAGGAAGTCTTTGTATGGGCTAAAGCAGGCACATAAACAGTGGTGTGCAAAGTTTAATGTTACATTAATGGATAATGGATTTGTTATTAATGCATTTGATACCTGTGTTTATTCCAAAATGATAGGATCAGATTGTGTaattatatgtttatatgtataacATCTCATAAATCCATATGGAATATGAAAGCACTAAACGAGTCGTTTTGAACCTTATAAGTTAGGTTGTGTTCACAATTCGGGACCTAGAAACCAAAACGGGGAGTGTTGGGATGAAAATCCCATTTCAACGGTAACTGGGAGATTTTACGACAAAAGTACAGCTCGTAATGCAAAGTACGACCCACACTTTGCGGACGTTCTTTGGTCTTTTCAAATTTGAACTCTCTGGAATTTCAGGGAAGGTACGGCCTAGAAGTACGACCCGTACTTCAAAGGACGAGATGTCCTTTCTGTCCGTCCTTTTCCCGCCTCTTCACATTGACTCTCTTAAAATTTCTGGGGAAGTACGGCCTGAAAGAATGGCCTGTACTTAGAAGTACGTCCCGTCCTTCTTGGACGTACTTCTCCCGTGTCCATCAGAAACTTTAAAAATAagggttcagttaattttatcactTATCAGTTGTTCAAAACCCCTAAGTATGAAAATTACTTCTCAAAACCTTCTATTTCAAGGGAGTAGCAAGATAATCTATTTCAAGGGtgttcaagctagggtttggcgGATTTTCCTCTAGGAAAGTAATTTGTTGAACTGCGTATAacgtaattaaggtatgtctctcttttgaaaactggtTTTGGATGAATGTCTTTTTTTAAAAAGCTCTttattggtatcagagcctaggtttaagaCGTCCTAGGATTAGTGACGGTGTCTGTGAAGCTGTGTCTAGTGAAGTTTTCCTTGTGCTGCCTGATCACCTGgatgaccgagaaactcccaggacattatATGTGTTCCCTACtcctcttgattctagattgtgctgtagagctggaagtccttttaggatcgttctaatttgctcgttaattcgtgcattgcagaaatggctctgacgcgatccaaaaataaTAACCAAGGACAACCTGTGAGAGCTAATCAAAATCTCGGGGTCGCGAATATTGGTAACGGAAATAATGTTGGAAATcaagcaccgcctgctcctgttGTTCCTGTTGCGGGTGTTCTTGAGATTGGTACGATGCAAACTGCTATTCAAATATTGACTGTGTTGGTTGCGGCTCAACAATAATGTGGAGGAGTGCAACAATAATAACACACATTAAATAATGTGTGTTATTTAATGTACTTTTCCTATAACTTCACTCGAAGTTATCGAACCAAAAAAATCTTACTCATTATATTTATGTCAAATCAATAAATGTATAGCGCGTGTCTTTTACCAAGAAAACGTAACGGCCTggagaaacttttttttttttttgctgaatgAGAACCAGTAGTTTAGCACGTAGTTTTGAACAATTTACAAAAATAAGATGGTTCAATAACAGAAAAAAATTTCTCATTGAAGCGTCTTGTAAACTGTTCAAAACTACGTGCTAAAATGCTGGTTTCAAATAAACAAATGGAGATAATACTTTTTGGGCAATAGTTGTTGTCATTGAACTACCACCCCTTTCGGAAGCTTAATTTGTATAATTGGAGAAAACACTCGCACGCGTGTAGACGTCTTTATAAGTAAGTGCAAAACACTAACTTGATTAAGTGTCAGCTAGGTAAAAAGGTAAGTCTGAAGTGGTGGTTTAGCCAAGGGTGAAACGTGCTTGGACAACTACTCTCTGACGACTACGCATCGATACTAAAGTATTGGATGATAAGTGGCACTAACAAATTtaattttgaaggaaaaaaaaaacataatatgCTTCTAATACCCTTAAAATGTTCGATAAAATGGCGTAAAGGGAGATCGTTCCTACTACGTCTGAAAATGAATCaaacataataaaaaaaataatgacaATGACCTTCAATTTGATTCATTTTAGGACATAGATTTTCTCTTTCTCTTGAAAAAACAAGAATATGGAGGTTATTGTGATTATTTTGCTTTATATTACTTATAAATACTAATGATAAAAAGTAATACATTTATTGTTTTCTTGATTCTAAAATCCATCATGATAAATATAGGGTTAATTACACCAAACAACTCTGTAATATGATTCATTTACAGATGCATCCcctatattttaaaatataacaCTTATACCCTTATATTATGAAAATCCTACACTTAATACCTCATATGAAAGTATATCTGAAACTAAgtatattaaaaaataagctaaaatcTTAAATAgttcttttatgtatttatttttattaaattttaaacAGAGGATAAATATTTCTGTTGAAAATATTTATTCACTAATTTGATTAAAGAAGAGAATAAATTTCTTCAAAATATGTATCTTTTGAAACTCTTAAATTGATTGAAAATAGTCCAAAGTTGAGGCTAAGACTGATTGAAAATTGATTAACTCATAGCATGTGAGGACTTTAGTAACTTTGTAAGGGAAATAATTCTTTGTTTCAGTATTTAATCAAGTTCTGATGTAATTTGAAAGTCTCATCTATATTCATGTTTAATCGAATAACAAATCATGTCTTTGACAGTCTCATCATACATGTAACGTTTTACCTCTCAATATAGCTTGCAATTACATACTAAGAGTTGCTTGGTTCCAAGGATGGGATAGATAAGAATATCCCATGAGATTAGTTATTTCACCTTTTATATGGGATAGGTAATCCCATTATTTTAACAAAGGGAGAATaacctatatatacataagaatagggtatatttacaaaatatgacgatACTTTTCAATTTACAAACATaccaatagatttcttacaaaatatatacgaaaattttccctcaaaattttgtgtatgaaatgtatatatctcgctcaaagcttaaaatttttgctcaaaattttgtgtatgaaaaatgtatgaaatgtgtatatctcacttAGACTTAAAAATTTCACTCAATTTTTTGTGCATGAACAATGAAATAGGTACGAAATATGTATATCTCTCTTAAGAATTAGAATTCGCCCATATTTTTGTGTATAGTTTCAGTTagattatatacaactttcatacaatattcatataaatttaatacaacaacaaaaacatagtaaacttaaaaaataattttctgaaACCTAAGTCATGATTCTACCATCATTCATACagttttatgctttacataatttACGATTCTACCATTATTCATACAATTCGTTACCCAATCTCCTAAGAAGTAAACTATTAAAAACCATAATAATAAGGGAGGAGAATGAGGACAGAACTTAATTATTAATATCACATGCGCACAACTTATGCACTAGTTGAATTGGACTTTGAATAGGTTAGATTTGCAGaagaaaataaggaaaaaaaTGACAGAGAATGGGTCAGGCATTTACTAAGGTCTTGGTGGTGAAGAAGATCAGGAAAaagaaaatattgaaaaagtacTAATAGAAGTCGTCATCATAGTTAATATCAGAGAAGCTTCATCGTCATTGAAGACCGTTAGGAATCTTGGATTCACTTAAGTTAGGGTTTCTGAAGCTCCCAATCATCATTGGAGAAGGAGGGGCGGAAGAAATTTTTAGGTTTAGAGGGATTgaaatttcatcccataataTAGGGAAAAGGATGGGCTtctaattttttcagatttgatATGTTTTATAATTAAGttggtatattttataaatatgaaaaaatatttttatatctTGTAATATAGAATCTTAAGTTAACAAGTATTACTATGTCATTTTCCTTTCAAAGTTATACCTAACGAGGAATAAATTCTTTAATAACATTGACataacttgtgaatattatgaCGTTAATTTGTGCCCCTCTAGGCATtataagtttgattttgaaggtAAAATTAAAGACTatcccatttgaaggacaaaacttaaaagGCCATCACAAATACACAGAACTTAAAGGCCAtcacaaaagtgcaaatgacccattgATTTCCTCCCCGCCCCCTATCTTTGGGCTTTTTCTGTTTCTTCTATCCTTGGGGTTTCATTTTTCTCCTAAAGCTAAAATTTTCACAGATATATGAATTTCTACTTGAATTCATAAAGTCTTGATTTTTTACAGTGTTTGTGATAGTATTGCAGTTTGAATAGATCATTTGGGTTGTGAAAATGGAGGAAGGTGTTCCAAGTAGAGAAGAACCCAAATCATGGGAAGAGCTTTACAATGTCAATTTGGTTCCTTCTGAGCTTTTTCTCAAGTTCAGAAAAGAAATTCAGGGTTTTCGTGTTGGCGTTAACCTGGAGGTCTAATTTCTTTTTTTGTCACTCTTGGTCTTGCCTGTTAGTTGTAAATGTTTTGTTTACTCATAATTCTTGCTATGCTTCTTTATATTGTTTGTTTACTGATGTTTTTGTTACTTATTACTTCAAAGAGATGACTGAATTATCAAATTCTGGTATCCTTTTGATAATCGCACTTGTTAGTAGTACTCCCTCGGCACCATTTTAACTATCGTTTTAGCGTAAAAAAATTGTTCCAAGATAATTGTCACTTTAGGAGCTCAAGACTAAAGTTGGTTATTGTTTCAACTATATCCTTAACATTAAAGAAGTATCCACAATATTTAAGTGAAACATCATTCTACCTTTGTTAAATtggggtaatttagtaaactaTACCTTGtattttttgttttcttagtGCGCTTGAAACTAGCTAAAGCGACagtgggacggagggagtataaaagtTAATGCTATGTGCTATTTTTTCTTTCAAGAAAACAAATTAATAAAGATGGATGCATTTCCTACTGCATAATGTGGAGTAAAAGTTCAGTTATATGTTGCGTCTGTATCTGTCTGTTTGCCTTTATTAATATGAATGACCCTTAGGCCTTAAAGTGGCAGCGTAAACATTTCTTTAATGATTTTATAGCACCATTCTTATGTTATGTTTGATCTTCGTGATTTTGATTGAAGTATACCTGCAATGTTAATGTTGtccaaattacttattttaagcAATAAGGAGAGGAACTGTGAATTTTGTGATAGCTGGCTTGGTTGTTTCTGTCTAGCATTGgaaattcttcttcttttgtacTTTGAATGAAAGAAATACTCGAAGAAACTCGACTAATTTTAAACCACTGAGGTCAAAGTAGAGTGTTTAGGTCGTGGAAATAGtaaatgtttttttctttttaatagaTACTATCCGTCTGAAACTTAAGGGGTCAACAATGGTTTTCTCACTGCTCCGCTTGGGTTCTACTGTTGGAGTAGTGTCCTATTCCTCCGGATGGATGTTAAAAGCGCAATCACAATTGTGAAATGTAAATTTTGGTTGTGAGTTTTCTGCATCAGCACTGTGGTTAATTATGGAATCACCATAAATGATATAGTTCTCATGGCATTATAACTTTGTGTCAACATTAGCATTTTCAGTTTTTACTAGTTTTCTGACCACTTGGAGACCATCTTCACCAGTTTTATAACAATCCAAGCAATGAATATATTGGAAAACTGGTTTTAAAGCCTTTAGCTCCTGAACGGCAATGGAAGTTCATATGTGAGCCTTTGCATCGTGAAGTTCGCCTTCTATCAAAGAAGATCCCAGTTACAAAATTTCTGAACCTTCAGGTTTGCCTTTCTTAGCTCTTTCTTCCATACTAATTTATTTACTGCTTGCGACCATTATCTGTCCAAATTTTGGCGGTTCTAACATCGAGTTTTTGCAGGTAGGGATAGGCCACAATTTGCAGTTGCATGCAACTGGTTGGAAATGGAAGCTCACGACTTGTTTTGGTGGAGATGGTGTCTCCAGGATCCGCAATAAGACGTCACTTGGATTATGTCCTGGTGTCGATTTTCGTTTTGGGTGGAGAGCAGACTATGTTCTTCCTGAAATTACTGGGTAAGCTTTTTCATCTTGATATGCCTTTTTCTTTGTAAGAAATTAAAAGTGACTGAAGCTTGGGGTGTGTttgtatggaggaaaatgtttttcatggaaactgttttcttgaaaaacaagtgagtcttatttattttctagtgtttcgtaagtaagcaaaaaaaaaaaaatgtcccaagagcatttatatgtaatctagcaaaacactatgGGGTGGGATGGCGTGGGGAGTGGGGTTTCGGGGTGGGGGGTGGGATGAtagtgtttggtaagtaagcaaaagtaaaaaaaaaattgtcccaagagcatttatatgtaatctagcaaaacactatgGGGTGGGATGATCAAAGGATCGGAgtggggaggagacaatgaacttgaaatgtcacttatggaacttgtttttcctacttcCATTAGGTatgtcattttcctcatttt
Protein-coding sequences here:
- the LOC132617516 gene encoding uncharacterized protein LOC132617516 encodes the protein MEEGVPSREEPKSWEELYNVNLVPSELFLKFRKEIQGFRVGVNLEFYNNPSNEYIGKLVLKPLAPERQWKFICEPLHREVRLLSKKIPVTKFLNLQVGIGHNLQLHATGWKWKLTTCFGGDGVSRIRNKTSLGLCPGVDFRFGWRADYVLPEITGAVGTDEPLFNMNSGKLEASLDRVEAIFSQ